One part of the Hippoglossus hippoglossus isolate fHipHip1 chromosome 11, fHipHip1.pri, whole genome shotgun sequence genome encodes these proteins:
- the LOC117770910 gene encoding uncharacterized protein LOC117770910 isoform X10 codes for MEEQKPPPEKDAVEHILARKDKSSLRHRFIDHFKGKGLANSQLDVRDGSPQEMMESVTLQPDDASCSKQDESALITDEHSSDEEYLPNEDIQEPKEPTFARKNYCYVCGKGMTKLTRHFLRHADEETEIAGAFALPIYSKERKRLFEDLRNRGNYKHNQEVLRNNSGELKLKRRPSKANVSAKAFALCLHCKGLYKRRDLSRHVERCHSRKRSCPVNSTSTIPFTRDVQDFYRYLETTSASAIKTLKMYENPQVYNVLSKLTLAQLTVLNKGAPEVSKMSLKSFQERDDSTRVLSKHFIRINVVSKNRLKVAVLLTPELVSAITLLVDKRQNCGVHEDNPFLFAKPDRTDSSVYSGVHCIRSFSNLCEAKNPEHLRLVHLHKHIARVFQILNLENNELDHLAKLLGRDIRADRDYYRLPGAAVELAKIAKLLLAMEKGALEKFKGISLDEMEIEDELEPDVEMCKPKDSDTEEDSDESDVPPLQNENVKRPCRKRTPEKDALEHIKTRRDKPFLQEMLIDTIKGKGVFTHQSIEPSSFVVEYRGNISTRTETRGKERGDTLNNYLFDFSWNGTNWRVDASKSHGGFGRLVNDDHVSPNCEMKKIVFEEKPHLCLFAVKEIHRGEEITYDYGDSSYPWRSTTTSEELNSTQTHLKDAASSPEDEMVVDFEAFSSEESCGDDEYVPGPDEEPSSVEYDNEVKDDDEQKNNPDVVDSSEQQPTDDSPVQQEDDSNDHPPERDAINLSPANKNYCYVCGKPQSKISRHLLTHRHEEADIAQVFALRRNSKERKKQMDDLRKRGNYKHNQEVLKTCCGELKVSKRSKVSLTNSNLFAPCLYCKGMYSRKLMWRHVRKCSNKLFKGAIGPKTKVLTLVATTVSTEPREMTSYVRDVLKNLNNDEISSAVREDCYLLRLAQCLCFTNKTKKQSEYIRRKLREMGRVLLRLRKKSISCFEDAVKPENFSKVVEAVKELSGFREETQSCDRPTFAQKLGETLKKIGDISYAVALKEDADKETIHQAETFMRLCAEEWGPRSKSFIKNPSTILFTQDAQLLYQCIEKTAASAVQSLTMYESPPVYNALLRVTLAQAAILNANVFKKVPRVTLKSFQERDDAELHTDASVGRSQLEQILCKRFVTINVMSKAERKGHDKEIALMLTPELLSAITLLVSKRESCGVHALNSFLFARPVAIRTSFYQGQTCISLFVARCGAKNLETQRPALFRKHMVRTYQILSLTNDELDQLAKLLARDIQTDRDYYQKPEAAGDIAKISELLSEMENGSVERFEGKSFEDIEIPDELQPDLKECDSDNNDANEDCEDAESSVLSRDSSPQKRVSSSKKRGRRKRKKSESEESVQDEEEHDEGDAESDDQSEEVPAKCAEETPSRGNEEATNVSFSDEDMNVDFDMDEDTDDDVRNDNRDGDVGSDGSAAMPPRTQVKGRTEQDEDVSDNKKERSPHKNSTDTDPEETMDVDAEETDKVTGGEGADGREVDTSGSSAALNTEKKKRLLAQMNGMKKVKVLIPKLDINLQNPVHISQLPPAFKKWLEKDQPLQDDDNEPETSSSSTDAKNHPTTEEATYMTCSHCEKSMMKGQTAYQKKGFTHVFCSKSCLFEKFPVNKPDTKTCHSCHKAITQPLDLVMAVVDAQGTVKDFCALTCLCLFKSVHAPAQTPQSLCSMCNKSCAATCELSLTQAVHKFCNKSCLDGFCRDNMPACDNCSSHCRKQPLMLELEEDGTKTICSEECLTEFKEKTETPQPCSMCLTSQQMSDMVNYKSIEGTVKLFCNRGCMVSYQLKPAAQENKRKAWLKKKKKGQQTKQKPNTEGVSVDSGSTAEEPTLISAASCVSCRTCETRMMKGQTVYQLKSSSDVFCSASCFTQMNPHIKVVTKHCHNCFQVILQPLKVILAPVGDVGTMKELCGETCLASVNSRMSTAVLKTQPQVGYHKVNNLTAPQCDICASTCTDDQFLLKMEDSRVCSKECLVKFKEKVKTPQMCPMCQTSHQLSDMVEDKDQDGRLDFFCSNRCSVVYKAQFLTQSAKTSSSSEERNIKDVTPKDVKPKLDFIKQEPVDEGYNQNLPPGVATEHIKDEPNVTKDLKTDPVFFLTTDSPPSEDTSLCHVDLKLSCLSCKKTLMDGETVYQRKDHADIFCSTACILTFYQMKPVRKTCQFCLEEVRESQDVLQFPVEPEGTLKDFCSRACLSSFNYKKVVSTKIPIVPLASHSQCSMCGRYCISKHEIIKQGLVHKICSDPCFFRFCNMNNLSLCQNCHCRCNTLLTLKMKEGSKKLCTAACVAQVKKTIRTLQPCVMCQSSCPASDMVETITSENVVELFCTNSCVMAAKIQAASVSGAPLNCDNCGRNTLPACHLAMPDATIRNFCTLACAMTFKETQKDTSAPSHLSGASDPTTSDFLKPPENLLCPQCRRIIRTSPKVVQQKGKVTFVCSLACSQEFKRVTNITTTCEYCRTEGIARDAKRIDSKDCFFCSDGCKILFSHELERKWGKHCDSCAYCRSGSRTVLTANYAGKKEEFCSEVCMSKYNMLYCCYAKCDTCSHKGKLRESLSMLGEVKHFCDLRCVLHFCNKRLQVVNTDSSSPESAGAAASSPIITSVISLSSTTQHASSSPESSRQAESSPVITSVVSLASHLARRNKTSSSTTQHESVPEIQTKVVGHASVQTAPRELKNKSVLCSPLVHNKGVSCTTATVDAEAQTDNFVPQVIVLPLPVPAYVPLPMNMYSQYTPQPVGLPVPLPVPIFLPVALDRPDPATKERVEPPEADLHLRSETGTQQDDRSGRENGLRAEELTTEDERQETQDLNEHTSSFDDDLDKNDLGSFNLQEHSFTDVSLWSPGQPHTPAPPPIREEPASSAPAPPPSQQTLLSKVHNKNEGPKLPQLCKATKEETFQRDLSKLMSRKQHKQKSQCGIDAWKRWIQGRKSQTNLDPVSFKENVLLCSAAELSDGLCCFVNEVKQADGEPHPPDSLFYLCLSIQQFLFENDRMENIFSDVIYSQFTTEFTKILSRLRPVLRGGGVSLGM; via the exons ATGGAGGAGCAGAAACCCCCCCCAGAGAAAGATGCTGTGGAACACATACTTGCTCGTAAAGACAAATCCTCGCTGAGGCATCGATTCATAGACCACTTTAAAG ggAAAGGACT TGCCAACAGTCAGTTGGACGTCAGGGACGGTTCACCTCAAGAGATGATGGAGTCGGTTACGCTGCAACCAGACGATGCTTCATGCAGCAAGCAGGACGAGTCGGCTCTGATCACTGATGAACACAGCTCGGATGAAGAATACTTACCCAATGAGGATATACAGGAGCCCAAAGAGCCAACCTTCGCCAGGAAAAATTATTGTTATGTTTGTGGGAAAGGAATGACTAAACTCACTCGTCATTTTTTAAGACATGCTGATGAAGAAACTGAGATTGCTGGAGCCTTTGCATTGCCCATATATTCTAAGGAACGGAAAAGGTTATTTGAGGATTTAAGAAACAGAGGAAATTACAAACATAATCAAGAGGTGTTGAGGAACAACAGCGGAGAGTTAAAACTTAAAAGACGACCGTCAAAAGCGAATGTTAGTGCTAAAGCATTTGCACTCTGTCTGCATTGTAAAGGCTTGTACAAACGTAGGGATCTGTCTAGGCATGTAGAGAGATGCCATTCTAGGAAAAGGTCATGCCCT GTAAACAGCACGTCTACGATACCGTTCACACGTGATGTGCAGGATTTCTACAGGTACCTAGAAACGACATCAGCGTCTGCCATCAAAACCCTGAAGATGTATGAAAACCCACAGGTCTACAATGTACTCTCCAAACTGACGCTTGCACAGTTGACCGTCTTAAACAAAGGTGCACCTGAGGTTTCTAAAATGTCACTGAAGTCATTCCAGGAGCGGGACGACTCCACTCGAGTGTTGTCCAAGCACTTCATCAGGATAAATGTTGTGAGCAAGAATAGACTAAAAGTTGCTGTTTTGTTGACACCTGAGCTCGTCAGTGCAATCACACTGCTTGTGGACAAGAGACAGAACTGTGGCGTACACGAAGACAACCCTTTCCTGTTTGCAAAGCCCGACCGCACTGATTCAAGCGTCTACAGTGGAGTGCACTGCATCAGGAGTTTCTCAAATCTGTGTGAAGCAAAAAACCCAGAGCATCTCAGGTTGGTGCATCTCCACAAGCACATTGCAAGAGTGTTCCAGATTCTCAACCTGGAGAACAATGAGCTGGATCACCTGGCGAAGCTGCTGGGTCGTGACATTCGGGCTGACAGGGATTACTACCGTTTGCCAGGGGCGGCGGTGGAACTGGCAAAAATTGCGAAACTACTTCTGGCAATGGAAAAGGGTGCTCTTGAAAAATTCAAAGGAATCTCTCTGGATGAAATGGAGATTGAGG ATGAGTTGGAGCCGGATGTGGAGATGTGCAAACCAAAAGACAGTGATACTGAAGAGGACAGCGACGAATCAGATGTTCCACCTCTGCAGAACG AAAATGTGAAACGGCCATGCAGAAAGCGGACTCCTGAGAAAGATGCCCTGGAGCACATAAAGACCCGCAGAGACAAACCGTTCCTACAGGAAATGTTGATTGACACGATCAAAG GAAAAGGTGTTTTCACCCATCAGTCCATCGAACCATCCAGCTTTGTTGTTGAGTATCGGGGGAACATCTCCACTCGCACTGAGACCCGGGGAAAAGAACGTGGCGATACTTTGAACAATTACCTGTTTGACTTTTCGTGGAATGGAACAAACTGGCG TGTCGATGCGTCGAAAAGCCACGGAGGGTTTGGGAGACTCGTGAATGATGACCACGTTAGTCCCAACTGTGAGATGAAGAAGATAGTTTTTGAGGAGAAGCCGCACTTGTGCCTGTTTGCAGTGAAGGAAATACATCGAGGCGAGGAGATAACTTACGACTACGGGGACTCGTCGTACCCCTGGCGCTCGACG ACAACCAGTGAGGAATTgaattcaacacaaacacacttgaaaGATGCTGCATCTTCACCGGAGGATGAAATG GTGGTGGACTTTGAAGCCTTTAGTTCTGAAGAATCCTGTGGTGATGACGAGTATGTCCCTGGCCCTGATGAAGAGCCAAGCAGCGTTGAATACGACAATGAAGTCAAAGATGATGACGAGCAGAAGAACAATCCAGATGTCGTAGATTCTTCTGAACAGCAACCCACTGATGATTCCCCCGTCCAGCAGGAGGACGACTCCAATGACCATCCCCCTGAGAGAGATGCCATAAACCTTTCCCCCGCCAACAAAAACTATTGTTACGTTTGCGGGAAACCTCAGTCCAAAATTTCTCGTCATCTTTTGACCCATAGACACGAGGAGGCCGACATCGCTCAAGTGTTTGCACTACGTCGAAATTCCAAAGAACGAAAAAAGCAAATGGACGACCTACGAAAAAGAGGAAATTACAAACATAATCAGGAGGTGTTGAAGACTTGCTGTGGAGAACTGAAAGTGTCGAAAAGATCTAAAGTGTCCCTTACAAATAGTAACTTGTTTGCCCCCTGTCTGTACTGTAAAGGCATGTATAGTCGTAAGCTAATGTGGCGACATGTGCGAAAGTGCTCAAACAAGTTATTTAAGGGTGCAATAGGTCCCAAGACCAAAGTTTTAACTTTGGTTGCTACCACAGTGTCAACAGAGCCGAGAGAAATGACATCATATGTGAGGGACGTTTTAAAGAACCTGAATAACGATGAGATTTCATCTGCGGTGCGGGAGGATTGTTACTTGCTGCGTCTGGCACAGTGTttgtgcttcacaaataaaacgAAAAAACAATCAGAGTACATTAGACGGAAGCTGAGGGAAATGGGAAGGGTCCTGTTAAGGTTAAGGAAAAAGTCGATAAGTTGCTTTGAAGATGCTGTCAAGCCTGAAAACTTCAGCAAAGTGGTTGAAGCCGTCAAGGAGCTCAGTGGTTTCAGGGAAGAGACACAGTCTTGTGACAGACCAACTTTTGCGCAGAAGTTGGGAGAGACGCTCAAGAAGATTGGGGACATAAGTTACGCCGTAGCTTTGAAAGAGGATGCTGACAAAGAGACAATACACCAAGCAGAGACATTTATGAGGCTGTGTGCCGAAGAATGGGGCCCCCGATCAAAATCCTTTATAAAAAACCCATCGACCATACTGTTCACCCAGGACGCGCAGCTTTTATACCAGTGCATTGAGAAGACAGCAGCGTCTGCAGTCCAGAGCCTGACGATGTACGAAAGCCCCCCAGTCTACAATGCACTTCTCAGAGTGACACTTGCACAAGCGGCGATCTTGAATGCAAACGTGTTCAAAAAAGTGCCACGAGTAACCCTGAAGTCATTCCAGGAGAGGGACGACGCCGAGCTTCACACAGACGCGTCTGTTGGCCGGTCACAGCTCGAACAGATTCTCTGCAAGCGCTTTGTGACGATCAATGTGATGAGCAAAGCTGAAAGAAAGGGTCACGATAAAGAAATTGCTCTTATGTTGACGCCAGAACTACTGAGCGCAATAACACTGCTGGTGAGCAAGAGAGAATCATGTGGTGTACATGCACTGAATTCCTTCTTATTCGCTAGACCTGTCGCCATACGTACAAGCTTCTACCAGGGGCAAACGTGCATCAGCCTCTTTGTGGCCCGGTGCGGTGCAAAGAACCTTGAGACCCAAAGGCCCGCGCTGTTTCGGAAGCACATGGTAAGAACTTACCAGATCCTGAGCCTCACAAACGACGAGCTTGATCAGCTTGCCAAGTTGCTGGCCCGCGACATTCAGACCGACCGGGACTATTATCAGAAGCCAGAGGCGGCTGGAGACATCGCGAAAATATCAGAGCTCCTCTCAGAAATGGAGAACGGATCTGTTGAGAGATTTGAAGGAAAATCCTTTGAGGACATTGAGATTCCAG ATGAACTGCAGCCGGATTTGAAGGAGTGCGATTCTGACAACAATGACGCCAATGAGGACTGTGAAGATGCAGAAAGTTCAGTTCTGTCAAGAG ACTCATCACCTCAAAAAAGAGTTTCCTCCTCGAAGAAACGCGGCCGAcgcaagaggaagaagagtgaaaGTGAAGAGTCTGTGCAAGATGAAGAGGAACATGATGAGGGGGACGCAGAGAGTGATGACCAGTCGGAGGAGGTTCCCGCCAAGTGTGCCGAGGAGACACCGTCTCGTGGCAACGAAGAGGCAACAAACGTTTCTTTCAGTGATGAGGACATGAACGTGGACTTCGATATGGACGAAGACACCGATGACGACGTCAGAAATGACAACCGTGATGGAGACGTTGGATCAGATGGATCAGCAGCAATGCCTCCGAGGACACAAGTGAAAGGACGCACAGAGCAGGACGAGGACGTCAGTGATAATAAGAAAGAGCGCTCACCACATAAGAACTCCACTGACACAGACCCTGAAGAGACCATGGACGTcgatgcagaggaaacagacaaaGTGACGGGAGGGGAAGGAGCTGACGGCAGGGAAGTGGATACAAGTGGTTCCTCTGCCGCCTTAAACACAG aaaagaagaaaaggttATTAGCGCAAATGAATGGGATGAAGAAAGTGAAGGTGTTAATCCCAAAACTGGACATT AATTTGCAGAATCCAGTCCACATTTCCCAGTTACCACCTGCGTTTAAGAAGTGGCTGGAGAAAGATCAGCCGCTCCAGGACGACGACAACGAGCCCGAAACATCTTCCAGTTCCACAGATGCCAAAAATCATCCCACAACTGAAGAG GCCACATACATGACGTGCTCCCACTGTGAGAAGAGCATGATGAAGGGACAAACCGCTTACCAGAAGAAGGGATTCACACACGTCTTCTGTTCTAAAAGTTGCCTCTTCGAGAAGTTCCCCGTCAACAAGCCAGACACCAAGACCTGTCACTCCTGTCACAA GGCGATAACGCAGCCTCTGGACCTCGTCATGGCCGTAGTCGACGCTCAAGGGACTGTGAAGGACTTCTGCGCTCTGACCTGCCTGTGCCTTTTCAAGTCCGTACATGCGCCTGCCCAAACACCACAGTCCCTCTGCAGCATGTGCAACAAGTCCTGCGCT GCCACGTGTGAGTTGTCTTTAACGCAGGCTGTCCACAAGTTTTGCAACAAATCCTGTTTGGACGGTTTCTGCCGGGACAACATGCCGGCCTGTGATAACTGCAGCTCCCACTGCCGGAAGCAGCCGCTgatgctggagctggaggaagacGGCACGAAGACCATCTGCAGTGAGGAATGTCTGACGGAATTTAAAGAG AAAACCGAAACCCCCCAACCGTGCTCCATGTGCCTCACGTCTCAGCAGATGTCAGACATGGTCAACTACAAAAGCATCGAGGGCACAGTGAAGCTCTTCTGCAATCGCGGCTGTATGGTTTCATACCAACTGAAGCCTGCAGCTCAAG AAAATAAACGCAAAGCttggttgaaaaaaaagaaaaaaggccaACAGACCAAACAAAAACCGAATACT GAAGGTGTGAGCGTTGATTCAGGCTCCACTGCTGAGGAACCAACACTCATCAGCGCAGCCTCGTGTGTCTCCTGTCGCACCTGTGAGACGAGGATGATGAAGGGCCAAACAGTTTATCAGCTGAAGAGCTCGTCGGACGTGTTCTGTTCGGCCTCCTGCTTCACTCAAATGAATCCACACATCAAAGTCGTCACCAAACACTGCCACAACTGCTTTCA GGTGATACTGCAGCCTCTCAAAGTCATCCTGGCTCCAGTGGGTGATGTAGGAACAATGAAGGAGCTGTGCGGCGAGACCTGCCTCGCGTCTGTCAACTCCAGGATGAGCACGGCCGTCCTGAAGACCCAACCGCAAGTCGGCTACCACAAAGTCAACAACCTGACTGCGCCTCAATGTGACATCTGCGCCTCCACCTGCACCGACGACCAGTTCCTGCTGAAGATGGAGGACAGCAGAGTCTGCAGCAAAGAATGTCTGGTCAAGTTCAAAGAG AAAGTCAAGACGCCTCAGATGTGCCCCATGTGTCAGACTTCTCATCAGCTGTCGGACATGGTTGAGGACAAAGACCAGGACGGCAGGTTGGACTTCTTCTGCAGCAACAGATGTTCGGTGGTGTACAAGGCGCAGTTTCTCACCCAGTCAG CGAAGACCAGCTCATCATCTGAGGAGCGCAATATTAAGGATGTGACGCCAAAAGACGTGAAACCAAAGTTGGACTTT ATAAAACAGGAGCCGGTCGACGAGGGGTACAACCAGAATCTGCCTCCCGGCGTCGCCACAGAACACATCAAGGATGAGCCAAACGTGACAAAG GACTTGAAGACCGATCCTGTTTTCTTCCTGACGACAGACTCGCCTCCATCAGAAGACACCTCTCTCTGCCACGTGGATTTGAAACTGTCTTGCCTCAGCTGCAAGAAGACGCTGATGGACGGAGAGACCGTTTACCAAAGGAAGGACCATGCGGACATCTTCTGCTCCACCGCCTGCATCTTAACGTTTTACCAAATGAAACCAGTGAGGAAGACCTGCCAGTTCTGCCTCGA GGAGGTAAGGGAGTCGCAGGACGTCCTCCAGTTCCCGGTGGAGCCTGAGGGGACATTAAAGGACTTCTGCAGCCGGGCCTGTCTGTCCTCCTTCAACTACAAGAAAGTCGTGTCCACCAAAATACCCATCGTGCCTCTCGCATCACATTCCCAATGCAGCATGTGCGGCAGATACTGCATT agcAAACATGAGATCATAAAGCAGGGCCTGGTTCACAAGATCTGCAGCGACCCGTGTTTTTTCCGTTTCTGCAACATGAACAATCTGTCCCTCTGTCAGAACTGTCACTGCCGCTGCAACACACTGCTCACCCTCAAGATGAAGGAGGGCAGCAAAAAACTTTGCACTGCGGCGTGTGTGGCCCAAGTAAAAAAG ACAATCCGAACATTGCAGCCGTGTGTCATGTGCCAGTCTTCCTGTCCGGCATCAGACATGGTGGAAACCATAACCAGTGAAAACGTGGTGGAGCTCTTCTGCACCAACAGCTGTGTGATGGCAGCAAAGATCCAGGCTGCCAGTGTGTCAG GCGCTCCACTGAACTGTGATAACTGTGGGAGGAACACACTACCCGCCTGCCACCTCGCCATGCCAGACGCCACCATCAGAAACTTCTGCACTCTCGCCTGTGCCATGACCTTCAAG GAGACGCAGAAAGACACAAGtgctccctctcacctctcaggAGCCTCGGATCCAACCACCAGTGACTTCCTCAAACCACCAGAGAACCTGCTGTGTCCCCAGTGTCGACGCATCATAAGGACTTCACCCAAAGTTGTCCAGCAAAAG gGCAAAGTGACTTTCGTGTGCAGCCTGGCCTGTTCTCAAGAGTTCAAGAGGGTCACGAACATCACGACAACGTGTGAATACTGTAGAACTGAAGGTATCGCCAGAGACGCGAAGAGAATCGACAGCAAAGACTGCTTCTTCTGCAGTGATG gctGCAAGATTCTCTTTAGTCatgagctggagaggaagtgggGGAAACACTGTGACTCGTGTGCTTACTGCCGCTCCGGCTCCAGGACAGTGTTGACGGCAAATTacgcaggaaaaaaagaggaattcTGCTCTGAGGTCTGCATGTCAAAATACAACATGCTCTACTGCTGC TATGCCAAGTGCGACACCTGCAGTCATAAAGGGAAACTGCGAGAGAGCCTTTCCATGCTGGGGGAGGTCAAACACTTCTGTGACCTCAGATGTGTCCTTCACTTCTGCAACAAAAGGCTCCAGGTGGTCAACACAG attcctcctctcctgaGTCTGCAGGTGCAGCAGCGTCCTCGCCCATCATCACCAGCGTTATCTCCC TATCCAGCACTACACAACATG cTTCTTCCTCCCCTGAATCTTCACGTCAGGCAGAATCCTCCCCGGTCATCACCAGTGTTGTCTCACTTGCGAGTCATCTGGCTCGGCGGAACAAAACCTCCTCCAGCACTACACAACATG AATCTGTCCCTGAAATTCAAACGAAGGTCGTCGGACAT GCCAGTGTTCAAACCGCTCCCAGGGAACTGAAGAACAAGTCTGTGCTCTGCTCCCCGTTGGTCCACAACAAAGGAGTCTCTTGTACGACAGCGACTGTGGACGCAGAAGCACAAACAG ACAACTTCGTACCTCAGGTCATAGTGCTGCCTCTCCCAGTGCCGGCCTACGTTCCACTACCAATGAACATGTACAGCCAGTACACACCACAGCCTGTGGGTCTACCGGTACCG CTGCCAGTGCCCATCTTCCTCCCTGTGGCGCTGGACCGTCCTGATCCAGCGACGAAAGAGAGAGTCGAGCCTCCTGAGGCAGATCTCCACCTCAGGTCTGAGACGGGGACCCAGCAGGACGACCGGAGCGGGAGAGAGAACGGGCTGAGGGCTGAAGAGCTGACCACTGAAGACGAAAGACAAGAAACTCAGGACCTAAACG AACACACCAGTAGCTTCGACGATGATTTGGATAAAAACGATCTGGGTAGTTTCAACCTCCAGGAGCACTCGTTCACTGACGTCAGCCTTTGGTCGCCCGGTCAACCACacactccagctcctcctcccatcAGAGAGGAGCCCGCGAGCTCTGCACCTGCTCCTCCACCGTCACAGCAAACGCTCCTGAGCAAAGTCCACAACAAGAACGAG GGTCCTAAGTTGCCCCAGTTGTGTAAGGCCACCAAAGAGGAGACGTTTCAAAGAGACTTGTCTAAACTCATGTCGAGgaaacagcacaaacagaagAGTCAGTGTGGGATCGATGCCTGGAAGAGATGGATTCAGGGGAGGAAGTCACAAACCAACCTGGACCCTGTTTCTT TCAAGGAGAACGTTCTTCTCTGTTCTGCGGCTGAACTGAGCGACGGCCTCTGTTGCTTCGTCAATGAGGTGAAACAAGCGGATGGAGAGCCGCACCCCCCCGACAGTCTGTTCTACCTCTGCCTCAGCATTCAACAG TTTCTGTTTGAGAACGATCGCATGGAGAACATATTCAGTGACGTGATCTACAGCCAGTTCACCACCGAGTTCACCAAGATCCTCA GCAGGTTACGTCCAGTCCTGCGTGGAGGAGGAGTTTCTTTGGGAATGTAA